A single Pseudomonas putida DNA region contains:
- a CDS encoding ATP-binding protein: MNHSIFLRIYGGMLAVLVLVALLGVLSLHLVNEVRAAQHRERLAQGTFSLMADNLAQQNDTERKRSLLMWERLLGVPLTLQPMSARSLEGGQRARLYRGLVVVEKTGPHAAQVLRKVGQEDLLLVAQVKQVSEQLARATLYLLADELVRYPVTEQQQRLAEITQSKGFGFGVALQRIERVGLDDDQRRRVEEGDTVMALGRDGDSIRVFAGLPGSPLVLEIGPLYQLNPYPPQLLILIAFLGLCLIGLVVYLLVRQLERRVSGMAIAATRIAQGSLDTRVPAGDADSVGRLAAAFNGMAEHLQRSLSMQRELVRAVSHELRTPVARLRFGLEMIESATTEQARAKHLAGMDGDIQDLDKLVDEMLTYARLEQGAPALKFQRVELDALFDRVIEELAPLNSKVRLVRGVCQGNDGCWVEAEPRYLHRALQNLVSNALRHAGSEVRLSYQLGQQRCRIDVEDDGPGIPEGVWDRIFTPFTRLDDSRTRASGGHGLGLSIVRRIIYWHAGRATVGRSEALGGACFSLNWPREQAPQ; the protein is encoded by the coding sequence ATGAACCACTCGATCTTCCTGCGCATCTACGGCGGCATGCTGGCCGTGCTGGTGCTGGTGGCATTGCTCGGCGTGCTCAGCTTGCACCTGGTCAACGAGGTGCGCGCAGCCCAGCACCGCGAGCGCCTGGCCCAGGGCACGTTCAGCCTGATGGCCGACAACCTGGCGCAGCAGAACGACACAGAGCGCAAGCGCTCGCTGCTGATGTGGGAGCGCTTGCTGGGCGTGCCGCTGACGTTGCAGCCGATGTCGGCCCGCTCGCTGGAGGGGGGGCAGCGCGCGCGCCTGTACCGAGGGTTGGTGGTGGTGGAGAAGACCGGGCCGCACGCCGCCCAGGTGCTGCGCAAGGTTGGTCAGGAAGACCTGTTGCTGGTGGCTCAGGTCAAGCAGGTCAGCGAGCAACTGGCGCGTGCCACGCTTTATCTGCTGGCCGATGAGCTGGTGCGCTACCCGGTGACCGAGCAACAGCAGCGCCTGGCAGAAATAACCCAGAGCAAGGGCTTCGGCTTCGGCGTCGCCCTGCAGCGTATCGAGCGGGTCGGCCTGGACGATGACCAGCGGCGCCGGGTGGAGGAGGGCGACACGGTAATGGCGCTGGGCCGCGACGGTGATTCGATCCGCGTGTTCGCCGGCCTGCCAGGCTCGCCCCTGGTGCTGGAGATCGGCCCGCTGTATCAGCTCAACCCCTATCCGCCGCAGTTGCTGATCCTGATTGCCTTCCTCGGCCTGTGCCTGATCGGCCTGGTAGTGTACTTGCTGGTGCGTCAGCTGGAGCGGCGCGTGTCGGGCATGGCAATCGCCGCCACACGCATCGCCCAGGGCAGCCTGGACACGCGTGTGCCGGCCGGTGATGCCGATTCGGTGGGGCGCCTGGCCGCTGCGTTCAATGGCATGGCCGAGCACCTGCAGCGCTCGCTGAGCATGCAGCGCGAACTGGTGCGCGCGGTGTCCCACGAACTGCGCACCCCCGTGGCACGCCTGCGCTTTGGCCTGGAGATGATCGAAAGCGCGACCACCGAGCAGGCCCGCGCCAAGCACCTGGCCGGCATGGATGGCGATATCCAGGACCTGGACAAGCTGGTCGACGAGATGCTGACCTACGCTCGCCTGGAGCAGGGAGCCCCGGCATTGAAGTTCCAGCGTGTCGAGCTGGATGCCTTGTTCGACCGGGTGATCGAAGAGCTGGCGCCACTCAACAGCAAGGTCCGCCTGGTGCGCGGGGTGTGCCAGGGCAACGACGGTTGCTGGGTCGAGGCCGAACCGCGTTACCTGCACCGTGCGCTGCAGAACCTGGTCAGCAATGCCCTGCGCCATGCCGGGAGTGAAGTGCGCCTGAGCTATCAGCTGGGCCAGCAGCGTTGCCGTATCGATGTGGAGGACGATGGCCCGGGTATCCCTGAAGGTGTCTGGGATCGCATCTTCACCCCCTTCACCCGGCTCGACGACAGCCGCACCCGCGCTTCCGGTGGGCATGGCCTGGGCCTGTCGATCGTGCGGCGGATCATCTACTGGCACGCTGGCCGCGCCACCGTGGGGCGCAGCGAGGCGCTGGGTGGGGCCTGCTTCAGCCTCAACTGGCCGCGCGAGCAGGCGCCGCAGTAG
- a CDS encoding 4'-phosphopantetheinyl transferase family protein → MNSLPACCATLQHHWPLPRSLPGAVLVSCAFDPAHLAADDFQRAGIVPSASLQRSVAKRQAEYLAGRVCARAALQRLDGRDYVPGTHEDRSPIWPAGIHGSITHGKGWAAAVVAADGECRGLGLDQEALLDDERAERLMGEILTPGELGRLDRSQLGLTVTLTFSLKESLFKTLYPVTRKRFYFEHAELLEWSSDGLARLRLLTDLSPEWRHGAEVEGQFCLQDGHLLSLISI, encoded by the coding sequence ATGAACAGCCTCCCCGCCTGCTGCGCCACGCTCCAGCACCACTGGCCCCTGCCCCGCTCGCTGCCCGGTGCGGTGCTTGTCAGTTGTGCCTTCGACCCCGCCCATCTGGCCGCCGATGACTTCCAGCGCGCTGGCATCGTGCCCAGCGCCAGCCTGCAGCGCTCGGTGGCCAAGCGCCAGGCGGAATACCTGGCCGGGCGAGTCTGCGCCCGTGCTGCGCTGCAGCGCCTGGATGGTCGCGACTACGTCCCCGGCACCCATGAAGATCGCTCTCCGATCTGGCCCGCCGGCATCCATGGCTCGATCACTCACGGCAAAGGCTGGGCCGCCGCCGTGGTGGCCGCCGATGGCGAATGCCGCGGCCTGGGACTGGACCAGGAAGCGCTACTGGATGACGAACGCGCCGAACGCTTGATGGGTGAAATCCTGACACCAGGCGAGCTCGGCCGGCTGGACCGCAGCCAGCTGGGTCTTACGGTCACCCTGACCTTCTCGCTGAAGGAAAGCCTGTTCAAGACTCTCTACCCAGTGACCCGCAAGCGCTTCTATTTCGAGCATGCCGAGTTGCTGGAATGGTCCAGCGATGGCCTGGCACGGCTGCGCCTGCTCACCGACCTGTCGCCCGAGTGGCGACACGGCGCCGAGGTCGAAGGCCAGTTCTGCCTGCAAGACGGCCACCTGCTCAGCCTGATAAGCATCTGA
- a CDS encoding dienelactone hydrolase family protein yields MRALLALTLMCSAALAQAAVQTREIRYQDADGTALIGYYAYDDAVKGERPGVLVVHEWWGLNAYAKRRARDLAALGYSALAIDMYGEGKHTEHPQDAQAFMAEASKDPEASAKRFDAGLDLLKKQPYTNRHKLGAVGYCFGGKVVLDAARRGARLDGVVSFHGALATQTPVTQPGVVRAHLLVEHGEADSMVTPQQVDAFKKEMDAAKVDYQFVSIPGAKHGFTNPDADRLSHGEHGGPDIGYNEAADKSSWADMQAFFKQVFK; encoded by the coding sequence ATGCGCGCCCTGCTGGCCCTTACCCTGATGTGCAGCGCCGCTCTCGCCCAGGCGGCAGTACAGACCCGCGAGATCCGATACCAAGATGCCGACGGCACCGCGCTGATCGGCTATTACGCCTACGATGACGCCGTGAAGGGCGAGCGCCCTGGCGTGCTGGTGGTGCATGAGTGGTGGGGGCTGAACGCCTATGCCAAACGCCGTGCCCGCGACCTCGCCGCGCTGGGCTACAGCGCGCTGGCCATCGACATGTATGGCGAAGGCAAGCACACCGAGCATCCGCAGGACGCCCAGGCATTCATGGCCGAGGCGAGCAAGGATCCGGAGGCATCGGCCAAGCGCTTCGACGCCGGACTGGACCTGTTGAAGAAACAGCCCTACACCAACAGGCACAAGCTTGGCGCGGTGGGTTACTGCTTCGGCGGCAAGGTGGTGCTCGATGCCGCACGGCGCGGTGCCAGGCTTGATGGCGTGGTGAGCTTCCATGGCGCGCTGGCCACCCAGACACCGGTCACCCAGCCAGGCGTTGTGCGGGCCCACTTGCTGGTCGAACACGGTGAGGCCGACAGCATGGTCACCCCGCAGCAGGTGGACGCATTCAAGAAAGAAATGGACGCAGCCAAGGTCGACTACCAGTTCGTCAGTATCCCCGGAGCCAAGCATGGGTTCACCAACCCGGATGCGGACCGGCTGAGCCATGGCGAACATGGCGGGCCGGATATTGGCTACAACGAGGCCGCGGACAAGAGCTCCTGGGCGGACATGCAGGCGTTCTTCAAGCAAGTGTTCAAGTAA
- a CDS encoding outer membrane beta-barrel protein, with translation MKTFNSLLAAMAVCAAGMTSAQAAEENFASLTYGQTSDKVRKSGLLQSNTGHLNADGIIGKDDTWGVRLGRINDQGRYYMTYDNVSGDHSGLKLRQENLLGSYDLFLPVGDTTKLFGGGSLGMTKLTQDSPGASRDTDYGYAVGLQAGVIQEITDNASMELGYRYLRTNAATEVGASGGPKEGTLRLTSSAQTYLAATYKF, from the coding sequence ATGAAAACCTTCAATTCCTTGCTCGCCGCCATGGCCGTCTGCGCCGCTGGCATGACCTCCGCCCAGGCAGCGGAGGAAAACTTCGCCAGCCTGACCTACGGCCAGACCAGCGACAAGGTGCGCAAGTCCGGCTTGCTGCAGAGCAACACTGGCCACCTCAACGCCGACGGCATCATCGGCAAGGATGACACTTGGGGTGTGCGTCTGGGCCGGATCAACGACCAGGGCCGCTACTACATGACCTACGACAATGTCTCGGGCGACCACAGCGGCCTCAAGCTGCGCCAGGAGAACCTGCTGGGCAGCTATGATCTGTTCCTGCCGGTGGGCGATACCACCAAGCTGTTCGGCGGTGGCAGCCTGGGCATGACCAAGCTGACCCAGGATTCGCCAGGGGCCAGCCGTGATACCGACTACGGTTATGCAGTGGGCCTGCAGGCCGGTGTGATTCAAGAAATCACCGACAATGCTTCGATGGAGCTGGGTTACCGCTATCTGCGCACCAATGCCGCGACCGAGGTAGGCGCCAGCGGTGGGCCGAAAGAAGGCACCTTGCGCCTGACCAGCAGTGCACAAACCTATCTGGCAGCAACTTACAAGTTCTGA